Part of the Flammeovirga agarivorans genome is shown below.
TAATTAAAAACTTTTCTTCTGAGGATTTATCGAGAGTAGACTTGCCCATAGGAATTTCATACGGGGCAAATATCAAGGAAGCTCGAAGAGTATTGATGGATGTCTTAAACAGAGATAAAAGAATTATCAAACAAGATGGTTTACCTGCAGTAGTGGTAACAAACCTTGGAGAAAGTTCGGTAGATCTAGAAGTAAGAGCTTTTGTTTCCGTTAACGATTACTGGGATTTCAGATTTGAAACCCTAGAGGCTTGTAAAATAGCATTAGATCAAAATGATATTGAGATCCCTTTTCCTCAGCGTGTTTTACATTTACAAAGTGAAAAAGAAAGTTTGCCTTTGGAATTGCAAGAATATTAAAAAAAGCCCTAGAAGAACTCTAGGGCTTTTTATTTATATCTATAAATCGAAGTCATCAAAATGTTCATTGTCAAGGTCATCATTTTTACGTTGATGTTCTTCGATAATCTCTTCTCTTATTTGTTCTGCAGTTTTATACCTGCCTTCCTGTTCCATAATGGAATCCGAAAGTACATTGTATGTGGTAAGCATCTCTGGAAATTCCTTTTCTAATTCTTTTTGATGCCTTTTGATTGTTTTATAATCTCTTCTAATGGCAGGACCAGTTTGCCCATCTTTCGGTGAAGGTAAAGCAAATGCTTTTTCTATGGTTTCATCGACTAGATGTTTAAGATCAGAAAGTTTCATACCAGCATGTTCCGCTAGTTGTGATGACATTTCTAATAAGTGGTTTGTAAAATTACAGGCAAAGACCGCAGAGATATGTAATTTTTTTCTTTCTTCACTATTTAAGTGATACACCTTTGGTGTTAATTTTACCGCAATTTCAGCTAAGACATCTAATGTTTTCTCAGAAGTACCGTCAATACAAATAGGAACCTCTTTAAAATCTACTGTTTTGTCATGTGAAAAGGTTTGCAAAGGATAGAATACACCAATTGAGGGTGTGGCCTCTGCGAGAACTTCCATGGGTGTGGCTCCAGAGGTATGTGCTAATATCGCTTTTCTATTTGGAAGAATGATATTTCTTGCAATTTCATCAATAACATTATCGGTAACAGCAATCAGAAAGACTTCTGCAATACTGTTCGAAAAGTTTAATTG
Proteins encoded:
- a CDS encoding Rossmann-like and DUF2520 domain-containing protein, translated to MKRVTLIGAGKVASHLGLALEDQGIVIEEVYSRDLRNAKRLARQFYDARPTDQLNFSNSIAEVFLIAVTDNVIDEIARNIILPNRKAILAHTSGATPMEVLAEATPSIGVFYPLQTFSHDKTVDFKEVPICIDGTSEKTLDVLAEIAVKLTPKVYHLNSEERKKLHISAVFACNFTNHLLEMSSQLAEHAGMKLSDLKHLVDETIEKAFALPSPKDGQTGPAIRRDYKTIKRHQKELEKEFPEMLTTYNVLSDSIMEQEGRYKTAEQIREEIIEEHQRKNDDLDNEHFDDFDL